One Bradyrhizobium manausense DNA segment encodes these proteins:
- a CDS encoding ABC transporter substrate-binding protein yields the protein MLFSRRLMLGLAMAGAFAFPALAGEGPTEIDLFFPVPVDGKLARDMGTLIKEFNEGHPDIKATAVYTGSYDDTLIKTRASIKAGKPPAAVIMSANFLLDMQIENELTNLDSLIAADGSTKDQFLGQFFPALQGNAVINRSVYGVPFHNSTPLLYINADKAKEAGLDPNKPPQTWAELTDWAKKLTKREGDKVTQWGIAIPCAYDYCGWMMETLTMTNGGRYYNEEFGGEVYYDTPSMLGALTWWNDLVSKYKVHPPGATPGPAVSTSFISGNAAMMMLSTGSLTYVRENAKFNYKVAFIPRNVRNAVPIGGASLIIPAGVEADKQKAAWTLIKWMTSPEKSAWWSRATGYFAPNMAAYKTPDMVDFLNKNPDAKTAVEQLDVAKPWFATYKTVPVRKNLEDEVMLVLNGKKQPKEALVAAQKAAEETLKPYNAETSLKLP from the coding sequence ATGCTGTTCTCCCGCAGGCTCATGCTCGGCCTCGCCATGGCCGGTGCTTTCGCCTTCCCGGCGCTCGCCGGTGAAGGTCCGACCGAGATCGATTTGTTCTTCCCCGTGCCCGTCGACGGCAAGCTCGCCCGCGACATGGGCACACTGATCAAGGAGTTCAACGAGGGTCACCCCGACATCAAGGCGACCGCGGTTTACACCGGCTCCTATGACGACACGCTGATCAAGACGCGCGCCTCGATCAAGGCCGGCAAGCCGCCAGCTGCCGTGATCATGTCGGCCAACTTCCTGCTCGACATGCAGATCGAGAACGAGCTCACCAATCTCGACAGCCTGATCGCAGCCGACGGCAGCACCAAGGACCAATTCCTCGGCCAGTTCTTCCCCGCTCTCCAGGGCAATGCGGTGATCAACCGGTCGGTTTACGGCGTGCCGTTCCACAATTCGACGCCGCTGCTCTACATCAACGCCGACAAGGCCAAGGAAGCAGGCCTCGACCCGAACAAGCCGCCGCAGACCTGGGCCGAGCTTACCGACTGGGCCAAGAAGCTCACCAAGCGTGAGGGCGACAAGGTGACCCAATGGGGCATCGCGATCCCCTGCGCTTATGACTATTGCGGATGGATGATGGAAACGCTCACCATGACCAATGGCGGGCGTTACTACAACGAAGAGTTCGGCGGCGAGGTCTATTACGACACGCCCTCGATGCTGGGCGCGCTGACCTGGTGGAACGACCTCGTGAGCAAGTACAAGGTCCACCCGCCCGGCGCCACGCCTGGTCCGGCCGTCAGCACCTCCTTCATCTCCGGCAACGCCGCGATGATGATGCTGTCGACGGGATCGCTGACCTATGTGCGCGAGAATGCCAAGTTCAACTACAAGGTCGCCTTCATCCCGCGCAACGTCCGTAACGCCGTGCCGATCGGCGGCGCCTCGCTGATCATTCCGGCGGGCGTGGAAGCCGACAAGCAGAAGGCCGCCTGGACGCTGATCAAGTGGATGACGTCGCCCGAGAAGAGCGCCTGGTGGAGCCGCGCGACCGGCTACTTCGCGCCCAACATGGCCGCCTACAAGACGCCTGACATGGTCGACTTCCTCAACAAGAACCCGGACGCCAAGACCGCCGTGGAGCAGCTCGACGTCGCCAAACCGTGGTTCGCGACCTACAAGACCGTGCCGGTGCGCAAGAACCTGGAGGACGAGGTGATGCTGGTGCTCAACGGCAAGAAGCAGCCGAAGGAAGCTCTTGTCGCCGCCCAGAAGGCAGCGGAGGAGACGCTTAAGCCGTACAACGCCGAGACGTCGCTGAAGCTGCCGTAA
- a CDS encoding carbohydrate ABC transporter permease, with product MSLAEPAALPVAVSAPPRLNLMTRFTTRFKASLPAYLLLLPSLVFLALFTYGAMGRVLIDALYQRATPRAPLRFVGLDNISAVLADPAFTGAVINNLIYAIGTAIPSIGLALLFALALARTNAVTSALRAALFLPVLIPMVAASALFLFIFLPNVGLLDYYIGRFLPVLPNWLGDPDIALYAIMIITIWKNAGYYMLFFLAGLQAVPEDVMEAAHLDGAGPYQRLRYIILPELKPTFLFVIVIATLNAVTQVDHVFVLTQGGPSNATNLVLFYIYQQAVEHFDIGRASAATLLTLAALMALTALSFRTMANRESGP from the coding sequence ATGAGCCTCGCAGAACCCGCGGCTCTCCCGGTCGCGGTATCGGCGCCGCCGCGCCTGAACCTCATGACGCGGTTCACCACCCGCTTCAAAGCCTCGCTCCCGGCCTATCTGCTGCTGCTGCCCTCGCTGGTCTTCCTCGCGCTGTTCACCTATGGCGCGATGGGACGCGTGCTGATCGATGCACTCTATCAGCGCGCCACGCCGCGGGCGCCGCTTCGCTTCGTCGGTCTCGACAATATCAGCGCCGTGCTGGCCGACCCTGCCTTCACCGGCGCCGTCATCAACAACCTCATCTACGCCATCGGCACCGCGATCCCGAGCATCGGCCTTGCCCTGTTGTTTGCACTGGCACTTGCACGTACCAATGCCGTGACCAGCGCGCTGCGCGCCGCGCTGTTCTTGCCGGTGCTGATCCCGATGGTCGCGGCCTCCGCGCTATTCCTGTTCATCTTCCTGCCCAATGTCGGCCTGCTCGACTACTACATCGGCCGCTTCCTGCCGGTGCTGCCGAACTGGCTCGGCGATCCCGACATCGCGCTCTACGCGATCATGATCATCACGATCTGGAAGAACGCCGGCTACTACATGCTGTTCTTCCTCGCCGGCCTCCAGGCCGTGCCCGAGGACGTGATGGAAGCCGCGCATCTCGATGGCGCAGGGCCGTATCAGAGGCTGCGCTACATCATCCTGCCGGAGCTCAAACCCACGTTCCTGTTCGTCATCGTGATCGCAACGCTGAACGCGGTGACGCAGGTCGACCACGTCTTCGTCTTGACCCAGGGCGGCCCGTCGAACGCCACCAATCTGGTGCTGTTCTACATCTATCAGCAGGCGGTCGAGCATTTCGACATCGGGAGAGCCTCAGCCGCGACGCTGCTGACGCTCGCCGCCTTGATGGCCCTGACCGCACTGTCGTTCCGCACCATGGCGAACCGTGAGAGCGGGCCATGA
- a CDS encoding phosphodiesterase: MPFKFVHITDTHLANPGMKLYGLDPRARLDAAIADINTHQSDAAFAVVTGDLTHWGEPESYANFAEAMSALKIPYIAMVGNHDKRVACLDGLKAAPRDPNGFVQGTRTTEHGLFIFLDTLDETSHAGEMCAKRFAWLAKTLAAAPADQPFVVFMHHPPFPVGVHAMDEIGLKQSAEFAEVIAPYRSRIRHLFFGHVHRPIFGSYGKIPFSTLRGTNHQVWFELDAGAPHLASHEPPAYGVVLIDDENLVVHSHDFLDTSLRFPFEPPADVDGRDYALNFPAR, from the coding sequence ATGCCGTTCAAATTCGTCCACATCACCGACACGCATCTCGCGAACCCCGGGATGAAGCTCTATGGGCTAGATCCGCGCGCCCGGCTCGACGCGGCGATCGCCGACATCAACACGCACCAGTCCGACGCCGCCTTCGCGGTCGTGACCGGCGACCTCACCCATTGGGGCGAGCCGGAGTCCTATGCCAATTTCGCCGAGGCGATGTCGGCGCTGAAGATTCCCTACATCGCCATGGTCGGCAATCACGACAAGCGCGTTGCCTGCCTCGACGGCCTGAAGGCCGCGCCGCGCGATCCCAATGGTTTCGTGCAGGGCACCCGCACCACCGAGCACGGCCTGTTCATCTTCCTCGACACGCTGGACGAGACCAGCCACGCCGGCGAGATGTGCGCCAAGCGCTTCGCGTGGCTGGCAAAGACGCTCGCCGCAGCGCCCGCCGATCAGCCTTTCGTCGTGTTCATGCATCACCCGCCCTTCCCGGTCGGCGTGCACGCAATGGACGAGATCGGGCTGAAGCAAAGCGCGGAGTTTGCCGAGGTGATCGCGCCCTACCGCTCGCGCATCCGCCACCTCTTCTTCGGCCATGTGCACCGGCCGATCTTCGGCAGCTACGGCAAGATCCCGTTCTCGACGCTGCGCGGCACCAATCATCAGGTCTGGTTCGAGCTCGATGCGGGCGCGCCGCATCTGGCGAGCCACGAGCCGCCGGCCTATGGCGTGGTGCTGATCGATGACGAAAACCTCGTCGTGCACAGCCACGACTTCCTCGACACCAGTCTGCGCTTCCCATTCGAGCCGCCTGCGGACGTGGACGGCCGCGACTATGCGCTCAACTTCCCGGCGCGGTGA
- a CDS encoding protein adenylyltransferase SelO — translation MTVHFPFQNSYSALPDSFFARVAPTPVSAPRLIKLNRPLAIQLGLDPDLLESPEGAEILAGKTVPDGADPIAMAYAGHQFGHFVPQLGDGRAILLGEVIDRDGVRRDIQLKGSGPTPFSRRGDGRAALGPVLREYIVSEAMFALGIPTTRSLAAVITGDHVIRETALPGAVLTRIASSHIRVGTFQFFAVRRDTDAIRRLADHVITRHYPDLLHAERPYHALLAGVVARQAELIARWLLVGFIHGVMNTDNSSISGETIDYGPCAFMDAYNPSQVFSSIDEMGRYAYANQPRIALWNLTRLAECLLPLFSDDQEKAVAEAQDILGAFSETFSAAYQAGLRKKVGLFTERDGDEALIQDLLDAMAKNQADFTLTFRKLGEAAGDDSADVRAQFTEPAAFDEWAGLWRARIALEPQSAAERQAAMHAVNPIFIPRNHRVEAVIQAAVNDDNYAPFEELVKVLAKPFEDQPDYAAYADPPLPDQRVLQTFCGT, via the coding sequence ATGACCGTGCATTTCCCCTTCCAGAACTCATATTCGGCCTTGCCGGACAGCTTCTTTGCCCGCGTCGCGCCGACCCCCGTATCCGCGCCCCGGCTGATCAAGCTGAACCGGCCCCTGGCAATCCAGCTCGGGCTCGATCCTGATCTGCTTGAAAGCCCTGAGGGCGCCGAGATCCTGGCCGGAAAGACGGTTCCTGATGGAGCCGACCCCATCGCCATGGCTTATGCCGGACACCAGTTCGGGCATTTCGTGCCCCAGCTCGGCGACGGCCGCGCGATCCTGCTCGGCGAGGTTATCGACCGAGACGGCGTCCGCCGCGACATCCAGCTCAAGGGCTCGGGTCCCACCCCGTTCTCCCGCCGCGGCGACGGCCGCGCAGCGCTTGGGCCGGTGCTGCGCGAATACATCGTCAGCGAAGCCATGTTTGCGTTGGGCATCCCGACCACACGTTCGCTGGCCGCCGTCATCACCGGCGATCACGTCATCCGCGAGACCGCGCTGCCCGGCGCCGTGCTGACCCGCATCGCCTCCAGCCACATCCGGGTCGGTACCTTCCAGTTCTTCGCGGTGCGCCGCGACACCGACGCGATCCGCCGGCTCGCCGATCACGTCATCACCAGGCACTATCCGGATCTGCTTCATGCCGAGCGGCCCTATCACGCGCTGCTCGCGGGCGTCGTCGCGCGCCAGGCCGAACTGATCGCGCGGTGGCTGCTGGTCGGCTTCATCCATGGCGTGATGAACACCGACAACTCCTCCATCTCAGGCGAGACCATTGACTACGGCCCCTGCGCTTTCATGGACGCCTACAACCCTTCGCAGGTGTTTTCGTCGATCGACGAGATGGGCCGCTACGCCTACGCGAACCAGCCCCGCATTGCGTTGTGGAACCTGACGCGACTGGCCGAATGCCTGCTGCCGTTGTTCTCCGACGACCAGGAGAAGGCCGTCGCGGAAGCCCAGGACATTCTCGGCGCTTTCTCCGAGACGTTCAGCGCCGCCTATCAGGCAGGCCTGCGCAAGAAGGTGGGCCTGTTCACAGAGCGCGATGGCGACGAGGCCCTGATCCAGGACCTGCTCGACGCCATGGCCAAGAACCAGGCCGACTTCACGCTGACGTTCCGCAAGCTCGGCGAGGCCGCCGGCGATGACAGCGCCGACGTCCGCGCGCAGTTCACGGAGCCCGCAGCCTTCGACGAGTGGGCCGGACTCTGGCGCGCGCGCATCGCGCTGGAGCCGCAAAGCGCGGCCGAGCGGCAAGCCGCGATGCATGCCGTCAATCCGATCTTCATCCCGCGCAACCACCGCGTCGAGGCCGTGATCCAGGCCGCGGTGAACGATGACAACTACGCACCGTTCGAGGAATTGGTGAAGGTGCTGGCGAAACCGTTCGAGGACCAGCCGGATTACGCCGCCTACGCCGACCCGCCGTTGCCGGACCAGCGGGTGCTGCAGACGTTCTGCGGGACGTGA
- a CDS encoding ABC transporter ATP-binding protein, protein MADSIDNLQMSITKRYGGKVVLDHFPLEIVGGEFVTFLGPSGCGKSTALGIIAGLVPPSDGEIHLNGRRIDDVPAERRGFGMVFQNYALFPHLTVFGNVAFGLSLQKRPSAEIAQRVQEMLGLVRLAGYEDRYPGQLSGGQQQRVAIARALVLHPRLMLFDEPLSNLDAKLRVEMRAEIKQLHARLGLTSIYVTHDQAEALSLSDRIVVLREGVLMQVGTPQQIHDTPNNVFVADFMGVRNFLDVTLGIEAGGTIEAGFRGQILSARARDGFRPGEQAVLAIRPEDVRLGKAADGANAMRGKVELVEYLGREQEAEISLEGGARLWIRSLEKLTLGETLDLTLPADKFVLLRRE, encoded by the coding sequence ATGGCCGATTCCATTGACAATCTGCAGATGTCGATCACGAAGCGCTACGGCGGCAAGGTCGTGCTCGACCATTTTCCGCTCGAGATCGTCGGCGGTGAATTCGTCACCTTCCTGGGGCCGAGCGGGTGCGGGAAGTCTACGGCGCTCGGCATCATCGCGGGTCTTGTGCCGCCGAGCGACGGCGAGATTCACCTGAACGGGCGGCGAATTGACGACGTGCCGGCGGAGAGGCGGGGCTTCGGCATGGTGTTCCAGAACTATGCGCTGTTCCCGCATTTGACCGTCTTCGGCAATGTCGCCTTCGGCCTCTCGCTGCAGAAGCGCCCGTCCGCGGAAATCGCGCAGCGTGTCCAGGAAATGCTCGGCCTGGTGCGCCTTGCCGGCTATGAAGACCGCTATCCCGGCCAGCTCTCCGGAGGACAGCAGCAACGCGTCGCCATCGCGCGCGCTCTCGTGCTGCATCCCCGCTTGATGCTGTTCGACGAGCCGCTGTCCAATCTCGACGCCAAGCTGCGCGTCGAGATGCGCGCCGAGATCAAGCAGCTCCACGCGCGGCTCGGCTTGACGTCCATCTACGTCACCCACGATCAGGCCGAGGCGCTGTCGCTCTCCGACCGCATCGTCGTGCTGCGTGAGGGCGTGCTGATGCAGGTCGGCACGCCGCAACAGATCCATGACACGCCCAACAACGTCTTCGTCGCCGATTTCATGGGCGTTCGAAATTTCCTCGATGTCACGCTCGGCATCGAAGCGGGCGGCACGATCGAGGCTGGTTTCAGGGGACAGATCCTGAGTGCCAGGGCGAGGGACGGCTTTCGCCCGGGCGAGCAGGCTGTCCTCGCAATCCGCCCTGAGGATGTGCGTCTCGGCAAGGCCGCCGATGGCGCCAATGCGATGCGCGGCAAGGTCGAACTGGTCGAATATCTTGGGCGCGAGCAGGAGGCCGAGATCTCGCTCGAGGGTGGTGCGCGGCTCTGGATCCGCTCGCTTGAGAAGCTCACATTGGGCGAGACGCTGGATCTGACCCTGCCGGCGGACAAGTTCGTCCTGTTGCGGCGCGAGTGA
- a CDS encoding ABC transporter permease, producing MARIRSDSRSELDLVAILCLAPSLLYVLAMFVYPFLYGIYISLQPKKPGAGIFANYVAFFSDAYQYSTIKTTFMLALPTTVAVVLVALFLAYGMRRGIWFERTITTILVLPISLGVVFLSEGILGFYGHNGWLNQLLIAAGLIENPLELTHNSIGVTFSLFMQNFPFCFLMLLGYISGIDPSLESSARMLGAGPWTIFRRVMFPLIAPGLIIAFALVFVMSFAVFPSAVMVGQPAGSTRTISIAAYQQAFEQYDMSYASAIAVIMGLCQLAALVLIVLVRRRMTIATTMGVGKR from the coding sequence GTGGCTCGCATCCGCTCCGACTCTCGCAGCGAACTCGACCTCGTCGCGATCCTGTGTCTCGCGCCGTCGCTGCTTTATGTGCTCGCGATGTTCGTCTACCCGTTCCTGTACGGTATCTACATCAGCTTGCAGCCGAAGAAGCCAGGAGCGGGGATATTCGCGAACTATGTCGCCTTCTTCAGCGACGCCTATCAATATAGCACGATCAAGACCACCTTCATGCTGGCCTTGCCGACGACGGTTGCGGTGGTGCTGGTGGCGCTGTTTCTCGCCTACGGCATGCGGCGCGGCATCTGGTTCGAGCGCACGATCACGACGATCCTGGTGCTGCCGATCTCGCTCGGCGTCGTTTTCCTGTCGGAAGGAATTCTGGGCTTCTATGGCCATAACGGTTGGCTCAACCAGTTGCTGATCGCCGCCGGGCTGATTGAGAACCCGCTCGAGCTGACGCATAATTCCATCGGCGTCACCTTCTCGCTGTTCATGCAGAACTTTCCGTTCTGCTTCCTGATGTTGCTCGGCTACATCTCCGGCATCGACCCGAGCCTGGAAAGCTCCGCCCGCATGCTGGGGGCGGGCCCCTGGACGATCTTCCGGCGCGTCATGTTTCCATTGATCGCGCCCGGCCTGATCATCGCGTTCGCACTGGTCTTCGTGATGAGCTTCGCCGTGTTTCCGTCCGCGGTGATGGTGGGCCAGCCGGCCGGCTCGACGCGGACGATTTCGATCGCGGCCTATCAGCAGGCATTCGAGCAATACGACATGTCCTATGCATCCGCGATCGCGGTCATCATGGGGCTTTGCCAGCTCGCGGCGCTGGTGCTGATCGTGCTGGTGCGTCGCCGCATGACCATCGCCACGACCATGGGCGTCGGCAAACGCTGA
- a CDS encoding carbohydrate ABC transporter permease: MTLIDKLYKDGPLATRNEITPKLGFLLTILLALAWLIPFLWMGVATLRPASDGINLMAELMPSLKPTLDNIRDAWEIGDFPRYFLNTTIICTGILLVQFVTITLAGFAFARLDFAGKTPIFYLFLMQLMLVPVLLIVPNLSLVVQLGLYDTLAGVMMPFFASAFGTFLMRQAFEAIPTELEDAALIDGASLIQRMRHIYVPLSLPSFSAFAIISVTSHWNDFLWPLMVINSPDKRPLTVGLSVFTKTAEGTQAWGTIAAGTLMVIAPLLITFLIFQKRFISSFVTSGIK; the protein is encoded by the coding sequence ATGACGCTGATCGACAAGCTCTACAAGGACGGCCCGCTCGCGACGCGCAACGAGATTACGCCGAAGCTCGGCTTCCTGCTGACGATCCTGCTCGCGCTCGCCTGGCTGATCCCGTTCCTGTGGATGGGCGTCGCCACACTGCGCCCGGCCTCCGACGGCATCAATCTGATGGCGGAGCTGATGCCGAGCCTGAAGCCGACGCTCGACAATATCAGGGACGCCTGGGAGATCGGCGATTTTCCGCGCTACTTCCTCAACACCACGATCATCTGCACCGGCATCCTTCTCGTGCAGTTCGTCACGATCACGCTGGCTGGCTTCGCCTTTGCGCGGCTCGACTTCGCCGGCAAGACGCCGATCTTCTATCTGTTCCTGATGCAGCTGATGCTGGTGCCGGTTCTGCTGATCGTGCCGAACCTGAGCCTGGTGGTGCAGCTCGGCCTCTATGACACGCTCGCCGGCGTGATGATGCCGTTCTTCGCTTCCGCCTTCGGCACCTTCCTGATGCGCCAGGCCTTCGAGGCCATTCCAACCGAGCTGGAAGACGCCGCGCTGATCGACGGCGCCAGCCTGATCCAGCGCATGCGCCACATCTACGTGCCGCTGTCGCTGCCGAGCTTTTCCGCCTTCGCCATCATCTCCGTCACCAGCCACTGGAACGACTTCCTGTGGCCGCTGATGGTGATCAATTCGCCGGACAAGCGACCGCTCACGGTCGGGCTCTCGGTCTTCACCAAGACCGCGGAAGGCACGCAGGCCTGGGGCACCATCGCCGCCGGCACGCTGATGGTGATTGCACCGCTGCTCATCACGTTCCTGATCTTTCAGAAACGCTTCATCAGTTCTTTCGTCACCTCAGGCATCAAATAG
- the aspS gene encoding aspartate--tRNA ligase, with translation MHRYRSHTCGALRESNIGETVRLSGWVHRVRDHGGVLFVDLRDHYGLTQCVVDPDSPAFAQAEKLRSEFVVKLDGKVRRRPAGADNKSTDNDDLPTGKIEIYVTEIEVLGPAGDLPLPVFGDQEYPEDIRLKYRFLDLRREKLHQNIMTRVEIIKSMRRRMEGQGFFEFNTPILTASSPEGARDFLVPSRIHPGKFYALPQAPQQYKQLLMMSGFDRYFQIAPCFRDEDPRADRLPGEFYQLDVEMSFVTQEDVFAAMEPVITGVFEEFAKGKPVSKNWRRIPFAEALRKYGSDKPDLRNPIEMQDVSEHFRGSGFKVFARMLEDPKNQVWAIPATGGGSRAFCDRMNSWAQGEGQPGLGYIMWREGGEGAGPLANNIGPERTAAIRAQIGTKEGDAAFFVAGDPDKFWKFSGLARNKVGEELNLTDRERFELAWIVDFPMYEYNEDDKKVDFSHNPFSMPQGGLEALKGQDPLTIKAFQYDITCNGYEIASGGIRNHVPEAMVKAFEIAGYGEQEVVDRFGGMYRAFQYGAPPHGGMAAGVDRIVMLLCGTNNLREISLFPMNQQAMDLLMGAPSDATTKQLRELHVKVNLPQK, from the coding sequence ATGCATCGCTACCGGTCACATACATGCGGCGCGCTCCGCGAGAGCAACATCGGCGAAACGGTTCGCCTCTCGGGCTGGGTCCATCGCGTCCGCGACCATGGCGGCGTGCTCTTCGTCGACCTGCGCGACCATTACGGCCTGACCCAGTGCGTGGTCGATCCGGACTCGCCGGCGTTCGCACAAGCGGAAAAGCTGCGTTCCGAATTCGTGGTCAAGTTGGACGGCAAGGTGCGCCGCCGCCCGGCCGGCGCGGATAACAAGAGCACCGACAATGACGATCTGCCGACCGGCAAGATCGAGATCTACGTCACCGAGATCGAGGTGCTGGGTCCGGCCGGCGATCTGCCGCTGCCTGTCTTCGGCGACCAGGAATATCCCGAGGACATCCGTCTGAAGTACCGCTTCCTCGATCTGCGTCGCGAGAAGCTGCATCAGAACATCATGACCCGCGTCGAGATCATCAAGTCGATGCGCCGGCGCATGGAGGGGCAGGGCTTCTTCGAGTTCAACACGCCGATCCTGACCGCGTCGTCGCCGGAAGGCGCGCGCGACTTCCTGGTGCCGTCGCGCATCCATCCCGGCAAGTTCTACGCACTGCCGCAGGCGCCACAGCAGTACAAGCAGCTGCTGATGATGTCGGGCTTCGATCGCTACTTCCAGATCGCGCCGTGCTTCCGCGACGAGGACCCGCGCGCTGACCGTCTGCCCGGCGAGTTCTACCAGCTCGACGTCGAGATGAGCTTCGTCACGCAGGAAGACGTCTTCGCGGCGATGGAGCCCGTCATCACCGGCGTGTTCGAGGAGTTCGCCAAGGGCAAGCCGGTGAGCAAGAACTGGCGCCGGATTCCGTTCGCCGAGGCGCTGCGCAAATACGGCAGCGACAAGCCTGATTTGCGCAACCCGATCGAGATGCAGGACGTCTCCGAGCACTTCCGCGGCTCCGGCTTCAAGGTCTTTGCGCGCATGCTCGAAGACCCCAAGAACCAGGTCTGGGCGATCCCGGCGACCGGTGGAGGCAGCCGTGCATTCTGCGACCGCATGAACTCGTGGGCGCAGGGCGAAGGCCAGCCCGGCCTCGGCTACATCATGTGGCGCGAGGGCGGCGAGGGCGCAGGTCCGCTTGCGAACAACATCGGACCGGAGCGGACCGCCGCGATCCGTGCGCAGATCGGCACCAAGGAAGGCGATGCCGCCTTCTTCGTCGCCGGCGATCCCGACAAGTTCTGGAAGTTTTCAGGGCTCGCCCGTAACAAGGTAGGCGAGGAACTGAACCTCACCGACAGGGAGCGGTTCGAGCTCGCCTGGATCGTCGACTTCCCGATGTACGAGTACAATGAGGACGACAAGAAGGTCGACTTCTCGCACAACCCGTTCTCGATGCCGCAGGGCGGCCTCGAGGCGCTGAAGGGCCAGGATCCGCTGACCATCAAGGCGTTCCAGTACGACATCACCTGCAACGGTTACGAGATCGCCTCGGGCGGCATCCGCAACCACGTGCCGGAAGCGATGGTGAAGGCGTTCGAGATCGCAGGCTACGGCGAGCAGGAAGTGGTCGACCGCTTCGGCGGCATGTACCGCGCCTTCCAGTACGGCGCGCCGCCACATGGCGGCATGGCCGCGGGTGTCGACCGCATCGTGATGCTGCTCTGTGGCACCAACAATCTGCGCGAGATCTCGCTGTTCCCGATGAACCAGCAGGCCATGGACCTGCTGATGGGCGCGCCGTCGGATGCGACGACGAAGCAGCTCCGCGAGCTGCATGTGAAGGTGAACCTGCCGCAGAAATGA
- a CDS encoding ABC transporter permease: MRGRMWRLAIYLFLLGFILNLLGIVTHVVVSSFAKRWFGKPLPPAFTTDWFAYAWREFELPHVLFITLFIAMAVVLIALAIGFPAAYVLARRNFNAKPVLLLLYFLPLLIPQMTYGIPLATTLYGFGVGGTVLGVVLAVLVPMVPLAVFILLPFFEQISLNLEWSAQMLGASRLQIFRRILLPLMLPGILTAGLLVLVNTISNFELAFLLAGGGSQTLVVALYYNVFAGGVRPVYSIDAMAVIYMCTVLSVLLVALRFVRPTQMVFRLDGKRD; encoded by the coding sequence ATGCGCGGACGGATGTGGAGACTGGCAATCTATCTGTTCCTGCTCGGGTTCATCCTCAACCTGCTCGGGATCGTGACGCATGTCGTGGTGAGCTCGTTCGCCAAGCGCTGGTTCGGCAAGCCGTTGCCGCCGGCCTTCACGACGGACTGGTTCGCTTATGCCTGGCGAGAGTTCGAGCTGCCTCACGTCCTCTTCATCACCTTGTTCATCGCGATGGCGGTGGTACTCATCGCGCTCGCGATCGGCTTTCCGGCGGCCTATGTGCTGGCGCGGCGGAATTTCAACGCCAAGCCGGTCCTGCTGCTGCTGTACTTCCTGCCGCTGCTCATCCCCCAGATGACCTATGGCATTCCGCTTGCCACAACCCTCTATGGTTTCGGGGTCGGCGGGACAGTGCTCGGTGTCGTTCTCGCCGTGCTCGTCCCCATGGTGCCGCTGGCTGTGTTCATCCTGCTGCCGTTCTTCGAGCAGATCAGCCTCAATCTGGAATGGTCGGCGCAGATGCTTGGCGCCAGCCGCCTGCAGATATTTCGCCGTATCCTGTTGCCGCTGATGCTGCCGGGCATTCTCACGGCAGGCTTGCTGGTTCTCGTGAACACGATCTCGAATTTCGAGCTGGCGTTCCTGCTTGCCGGGGGCGGCTCGCAGACCCTCGTCGTTGCGCTGTACTACAACGTCTTCGCCGGCGGCGTCCGCCCGGTCTATTCGATCGACGCCATGGCGGTGATCTACATGTGCACCGTGCTGTCAGTACTCCTGGTCGCGCTGCGCTTCGTGCGCCCGACCCAGATGGTGTTCAGGCTCGACGGCAAGCGTGACTAG